In one Parageobacillus genomosp. 1 genomic region, the following are encoded:
- a CDS encoding ABC transporter permease subunit encodes MHDFWVKKLLEFSVTIAVIVFSSYVVFYAIPNFQKEGSLPFLYYADAHYSFFDYVKEIASPFDVTFPNYTTGRQTNFFEYIQEPYMYSMTLIVLSLLLTIVCATVLACIYVLSNETMKRMIERISVWMESVPDLLWIFALQLFLVWIFKKTGMEIVAIYAFGDTKAYFLPVLCMTLVPTLHFFRTIVLFAQREQTKPYIEFVYSQGFPKWYIVIFHLLRNTLYHLIHQLRVLFVFMISTLFLVEFAFNIYGFTGFIWKPGFLTPPTLCLWLLLLYVPFFIVFSVMSYFIYRIVGREAYE; translated from the coding sequence TTGCATGATTTCTGGGTGAAAAAACTGCTAGAATTTTCGGTTACGATCGCCGTCATCGTTTTCAGCAGTTATGTTGTGTTTTACGCTATCCCGAATTTTCAGAAAGAAGGGTCGCTGCCTTTTCTTTATTATGCTGACGCGCATTATTCTTTTTTCGATTATGTGAAGGAGATTGCATCACCGTTTGACGTTACATTTCCGAACTACACAACAGGGAGACAAACAAACTTTTTCGAGTACATCCAAGAGCCATATATGTATTCCATGACGTTGATCGTACTCTCCTTGTTGCTTACTATTGTGTGCGCGACCGTGCTCGCTTGTATCTATGTTTTATCTAACGAAACGATGAAGCGGATGATAGAACGTATTTCCGTATGGATGGAATCGGTTCCGGATTTATTATGGATTTTCGCGCTCCAGCTTTTTCTTGTATGGATATTTAAAAAGACGGGGATGGAAATCGTTGCTATTTACGCGTTCGGCGATACAAAGGCGTATTTTTTGCCGGTTTTGTGCATGACGCTTGTGCCGACACTGCATTTTTTCCGCACGATTGTGCTGTTCGCCCAACGGGAACAAACGAAACCGTATATTGAGTTTGTTTATTCTCAAGGATTTCCAAAATGGTATATCGTAATATTTCACCTATTGCGCAATACGCTGTATCATTTGATTCATCAATTGCGTGTGCTGTTTGTGTTTATGATATCGACGCTGTTTTTGGTTGAGTTTGCGTTCAACATCTATGGGTTTACGGGTTTTATTTGGAAACCTGGTTTTTTAACTCCGCCAACGTTATGCCTATGGCTGCTTCTCCTGTACGTTCCGTTTTTTATCGTATTTTCCGTTATGAGCTATTTCATTTATCGTATCGTGGGAAGGGAAGCGTATGAATAA